A region of Allocoleopsis franciscana PCC 7113 DNA encodes the following proteins:
- a CDS encoding serine/threonine-protein kinase encodes MNLGLGQTIGGRYTIISQLGQGGFGRTFVAQDQHLPDHQQCVVKQLKPQATDPFTLQTARRLFDTEAKVLHRLGSHDQIPQLFAYFEENQEFYLVQEFIEGDDLSQELTPPTPPYQGGANTGNPSLYQGKASAGNLPLYQRGARGGQLSEDKVISLLKEILEILDFVHQQNVIHRDINPRNIIRRKQDGKLVLIDFGAVKQVSTQVVQGGRTNITIAIGTPGYLPSEQANSNPKLSSDIYAVGMVGIQALAGISPEQLPINPDTGEISWQDKASVSLEFAEVLDKMVRYDFRQRYQSAALALQALNELKTISKSTVSLPAAASSKPIIAKPKLSKSLLYKVLISMGVLSLGLAATVLIVNLVKSSNATDLYKRGDTFLELKRYDDALASYNRAVELKPEYAAAWNGKGNTLLALKRYEEARNAYDKAIQIQPDYAEAWIGRGNALDSLQQYKEAINSFDRALEFKSDSLEAWNNKGNVQIKLQKYSDAIASFDKAIELQPNYAPTWNHRGWALHNLRQYEEAVKSYNKAVEYQPDFPNAWYQRGNALINLQKYQEAVESYDKAVQFQPNFYKAWYSRGSALLNLRQYEQAFASFDQAVKFNPDDSEAWYNRGWSLHQLQRYQEAVASYNKAIQLRKKFYQAQYNLGNVFYKLKRYQDAFVSYNKVLEIQPNHYEAWYSRGNALVNLKRYQDAIDSYNKALQYKPDYQAAKDARNQAESQLDSVPKKPEEQKQQGEAKN; translated from the coding sequence ATGAACCTGGGACTCGGACAAACAATTGGTGGACGCTACACCATCATCAGCCAACTGGGACAAGGTGGCTTTGGCAGAACCTTTGTGGCACAAGACCAACACCTGCCCGACCACCAGCAGTGTGTCGTCAAGCAACTGAAACCTCAAGCGACAGACCCCTTTACCCTGCAAACGGCAAGGCGTCTATTTGATACGGAAGCTAAAGTCCTACATCGGTTGGGAAGTCACGACCAAATTCCCCAACTTTTTGCTTACTTTGAGGAAAATCAAGAATTTTATTTGGTGCAGGAATTCATTGAAGGGGATGACCTCAGTCAAGAACTCACCCCCCCAACCCCCCCTTATCAAGGGGGGGCTAATACAGGTAATCCCTCCTTGTACCAAGGGAAAGCTAGTGCAGGTAATCTTCCTCTTTACCAAAGGGGAGCTAGGGGGGGGCAATTAAGTGAAGATAAGGTGATTTCCCTGTTAAAAGAAATCCTGGAAATCTTAGATTTTGTTCATCAGCAAAACGTCATTCATCGAGATATCAACCCGCGAAATATCATTCGGCGTAAGCAAGATGGCAAGTTAGTTTTAATTGATTTTGGGGCGGTTAAACAAGTTAGCACTCAAGTCGTTCAAGGAGGGCGAACAAACATTACGATCGCCATTGGTACTCCTGGCTATTTACCCAGCGAACAAGCCAACAGCAATCCTAAATTAAGCAGTGATATTTATGCTGTAGGAATGGTGGGAATTCAAGCTCTGGCTGGCATCAGCCCTGAGCAACTGCCAATCAACCCCGATACAGGTGAAATTAGTTGGCAGGATAAGGCATCGGTTAGCCTTGAGTTTGCCGAAGTATTAGATAAGATGGTGCGCTACGATTTCCGGCAACGCTACCAGTCAGCGGCTTTAGCCTTACAAGCGCTGAACGAATTAAAGACTATTTCTAAAAGTACTGTTTCCTTGCCTGCGGCTGCATCATCAAAACCTATTATTGCCAAGCCAAAACTATCTAAATCGTTACTGTACAAAGTTTTAATTTCAATGGGTGTCCTCAGTTTGGGGTTGGCTGCAACCGTTTTAATCGTTAACTTGGTGAAGTCTTCTAATGCAACTGACTTGTATAAACGGGGCGATACATTTTTAGAATTGAAGCGATATGATGATGCACTTGCGTCTTATAATCGCGCTGTTGAACTGAAACCTGAATACGCAGCGGCTTGGAATGGAAAAGGGAATACTCTTTTAGCTCTGAAGCGGTATGAAGAAGCCCGTAATGCCTACGACAAAGCGATTCAAATTCAGCCGGATTATGCAGAAGCTTGGATTGGGCGAGGGAATGCCCTAGATTCTTTGCAGCAGTACAAAGAAGCTATTAATTCGTTTGATAGAGCACTTGAATTTAAATCAGATAGTCTAGAAGCCTGGAATAATAAAGGCAATGTGCAGATTAAATTGCAGAAATATTCAGACGCGATTGCATCTTTTGATAAAGCCATTGAACTTCAACCCAATTACGCTCCCACCTGGAACCATCGCGGCTGGGCACTGCATAATTTGAGACAATATGAAGAGGCTGTTAAATCATATAACAAAGCAGTTGAATATCAACCCGATTTCCCTAATGCTTGGTATCAGCGCGGAAATGCGTTAATTAATTTACAAAAATATCAAGAAGCGGTGGAATCTTATGATAAAGCCGTTCAATTTCAGCCCAACTTTTATAAAGCCTGGTATAGCCGAGGCAGCGCCCTCCTTAACTTACGGCAATACGAGCAAGCCTTTGCCTCATTTGACCAAGCCGTTAAATTCAATCCTGATGATTCGGAAGCTTGGTACAATCGCGGCTGGTCACTTCATCAATTGCAACGCTACCAAGAAGCTGTTGCTTCTTACAACAAGGCAATTCAATTACGGAAAAAATTTTACCAAGCCCAATATAATTTGGGGAATGTATTTTATAAATTAAAACGCTACCAAGATGCGTTCGTGTCTTACAACAAAGTTTTAGAAATTCAACCCAACCACTACGAAGCTTGGTACAGTCGGGGCAATGCTTTAGTTAACTTAAAGCGATATCAAGACGCCATTGATTCATATAACAAAGCACTTCAATACAAGCCAGATTATCAAGCTGCCAAAGACGCCCGGAACCAAGCGGAAAGTCAGCTAGATTCGGTACCCAAGAAGCCAGAAGAGCAAAAACAGCAGGGGGAAGCAAAGAACTAA
- a CDS encoding TMEM143 family protein, which yields MAVYKDREAFIPYRRTDLIELCIEDGQLDAVEAQKFREFCSILSAYYHFQFHAYLESLKDNYAPFDPDADTKYRVEVSSQDRAAMESMLVADFKSILERANYIPLSQESLQRAFEDRSLIELKTHVDFNDFEQMVCYCRGDIDKAAWVKKFLRKRKKTINVFERVVLLIKFKDESYFASQKTKPDKLKFIPGKMYVYLYKNIPKFDIELLFPNVKTSMTWKDRILFGIPAIGAAIPLVLRVLPQLLLVISVILFITVGPEYLKQLKQSTPSQEEVRNIMPVLVAILSLALTLGGFAFKQYTNYKSKQIKFQKNVTETLFFRNLASNVRVFQSLIDAAEEEECKEIILVFYHLLTSQTPLTPEQLDNRIEAWMDEKFGTQIDFDIHGPLHNLEVIRGKIAQDGSSTNTPDIAILTRDSQGYCHLLSLDEALAVIDYIWDKAFLYSL from the coding sequence ATGGCTGTATATAAAGACAGGGAGGCATTCATTCCCTATCGACGAACAGACTTGATTGAACTTTGTATAGAAGATGGTCAGTTGGATGCCGTGGAAGCGCAGAAGTTTCGAGAATTCTGTTCCATTCTTTCTGCCTATTACCATTTTCAGTTTCATGCCTATCTAGAAAGCTTAAAGGATAATTATGCTCCTTTTGATCCGGATGCTGATACCAAGTATCGAGTTGAAGTTAGTTCCCAAGATCGGGCCGCTATGGAATCTATGCTGGTTGCCGACTTTAAGAGTATCTTAGAAAGAGCCAATTACATTCCTCTATCCCAAGAGAGCTTACAAAGAGCCTTTGAAGACAGATCATTGATTGAACTGAAAACCCATGTCGATTTTAACGACTTTGAGCAGATGGTTTGCTACTGTCGAGGTGATATTGATAAAGCGGCTTGGGTGAAAAAATTTCTCAGGAAAAGAAAAAAGACTATCAATGTATTTGAACGGGTGGTTTTGTTGATTAAATTCAAAGATGAATCTTATTTTGCTTCCCAAAAAACCAAACCTGATAAACTGAAATTTATTCCTGGTAAAATGTACGTTTACCTCTATAAGAATATTCCCAAATTTGATATAGAATTATTATTTCCTAATGTCAAAACGAGTATGACATGGAAAGACCGTATCTTGTTTGGAATTCCAGCGATTGGAGCTGCCATTCCACTCGTCCTGAGAGTTCTACCCCAACTATTACTAGTGATCAGTGTTATTTTGTTTATCACTGTCGGTCCCGAATATTTAAAACAATTAAAACAATCGACGCCTAGCCAGGAAGAAGTGCGGAATATTATGCCTGTGCTAGTGGCTATCTTATCCCTAGCACTCACCCTAGGGGGATTCGCTTTTAAGCAATACACTAATTACAAAAGTAAGCAAATAAAATTCCAAAAGAATGTAACAGAAACTCTTTTTTTTAGAAATCTAGCTAGTAATGTTCGCGTTTTTCAGTCTTTAATTGATGCGGCTGAAGAGGAAGAATGTAAAGAGATTATCCTTGTCTTTTATCACCTGCTAACCAGCCAAACACCTCTTACCCCCGAACAGTTGGATAACCGAATTGAGGCATGGATGGATGAGAAATTTGGCACCCAGATTGACTTTGATATTCATGGCCCCCTGCATAATTTGGAAGTGATACGTGGCAAAATCGCCCAGGATGGCTCCTCAACAAATACACCTGATATAGCAATACTCACCAGAGATTCTCAGGGCTATTGTCACCTGCTCTCTTTAGACGAGGCTTTAGCCGTAATTGACTACATTTGGGATAAAGCTTTTCTCTACAGTCTTTAG
- a CDS encoding YheT family hydrolase: MPNPPYTPPWWLQNGLLMTLYTALRASRHWEKTTSATEPFYQEQIFRGAQSVPIFGLVAIPENPQATFVGTYGITGELDNQWFLRLLGRKAFAQGYAVVLFDWRAHGKTAKLSPTLTSDGLYEGEDFVRIAAQAKAMGCPAPFWFTGFSLGGQLALWGVKAGQTIESWGQDLGLSESDIGGGAVICPSLDSNRSLNYLVNAPLGKYLEKAIARQLKKLAWQIHEAHPGAIDPAAIERANSIWGFDHELVISRLGFSSVEEYYDASSALHLLPHLQKPTLILYAADDPLFDPTLVPDLKAACAGNSAIDLMLTRHGGHVGYLSSKACQRQANDLDCWWAWNRVLEWCKQ; encoded by the coding sequence ATGCCCAATCCCCCTTACACTCCACCGTGGTGGCTCCAGAATGGACTACTCATGACGCTGTACACGGCGTTGAGAGCATCCCGTCATTGGGAAAAGACTACCTCTGCAACAGAGCCGTTTTACCAAGAACAAATCTTTAGGGGCGCACAAAGTGTGCCGATTTTCGGACTTGTTGCCATTCCTGAGAATCCCCAAGCCACTTTTGTGGGTACCTATGGGATTACAGGCGAGCTAGATAACCAATGGTTTCTTAGACTACTAGGGCGTAAGGCTTTTGCCCAAGGCTATGCCGTGGTTCTGTTTGACTGGCGAGCTCACGGCAAAACAGCTAAGTTATCTCCGACGTTAACCTCTGATGGCTTATATGAGGGAGAAGATTTTGTCCGCATTGCAGCTCAGGCTAAGGCCATGGGGTGTCCGGCTCCCTTCTGGTTTACAGGGTTTTCTCTAGGAGGGCAACTGGCGTTATGGGGTGTTAAAGCTGGACAAACCATAGAGAGTTGGGGGCAGGATTTGGGGCTTAGTGAGTCAGATATTGGTGGTGGGGCAGTGATTTGTCCTAGCTTGGATTCCAACCGCTCTCTTAACTATCTGGTTAACGCTCCATTGGGGAAGTATTTGGAAAAAGCGATCGCACGGCAACTCAAAAAACTCGCTTGGCAAATTCATGAGGCTCATCCAGGAGCAATCGACCCAGCCGCCATTGAGCGAGCTAACAGTATTTGGGGCTTTGACCACGAATTAGTAATTTCGCGTTTAGGCTTTTCATCCGTCGAAGAGTACTATGACGCGAGCAGTGCGCTTCATCTATTACCTCATCTCCAAAAACCAACTCTCATCCTGTACGCTGCCGATGATCCCCTGTTTGATCCCACCCTTGTACCGGACTTAAAAGCGGCTTGTGCTGGTAATTCTGCGATCGACTTGATGTTAACTAGACACGGGGGTCATGTGGGGTATCTCAGTAGCAAAGCATGTCAGCGTCAAGCGAATGACCTGGATTGTTGGTGGGCATGGAATCGCGTTTTAGAGTGGTGTAAACAGTGA
- a CDS encoding response regulator transcription factor produces the protein MPRILVIDDDPAISELVSINLEMAGYEVNQAADGIKGQALALQIQPDLIMLDLMLPKVDGFTVCQRLRRDERTADIPVLMLTALGQTQDKVDGFNAGADDYLTKPFELEEMLARVRALLRRTDRIPQAAKHAEILNYGPLTLVPERFEAIWFEETVKLTHLEFELLHCLLQRHGQTVSPSEILKEVWGYDPDDDIETIRVHIRHLRTKLEPDPRHPRYIKTVYGAGYCLELPTADQSTAEADSEAS, from the coding sequence ATGCCCCGGATACTGGTCATCGACGACGACCCTGCAATTTCAGAATTAGTCTCCATCAATCTGGAGATGGCTGGTTACGAAGTTAACCAAGCCGCCGATGGCATCAAAGGTCAGGCACTGGCTCTCCAAATCCAGCCCGACCTGATTATGCTTGACTTGATGCTGCCCAAAGTTGATGGCTTCACAGTCTGCCAACGACTTCGCCGGGACGAGCGGACTGCCGATATTCCTGTATTGATGTTGACTGCCCTAGGTCAAACTCAAGATAAGGTAGATGGCTTTAATGCTGGTGCCGACGATTACCTGACTAAACCCTTTGAACTCGAAGAAATGCTGGCGCGGGTACGAGCGTTGCTCAGACGCACAGACCGTATCCCTCAAGCCGCCAAGCACGCAGAAATCCTGAACTATGGGCCTTTAACCCTCGTTCCCGAAAGGTTTGAAGCGATTTGGTTTGAAGAGACGGTTAAACTTACACATTTAGAGTTTGAACTTCTGCACTGCTTACTCCAGCGCCATGGTCAAACTGTTTCTCCCAGCGAAATCCTTAAGGAGGTTTGGGGTTACGATCCAGATGATGATATCGAAACCATTCGGGTGCATATTCGCCATCTCAGAACCAAGCTAGAACCTGATCCCCGCCATCCCCGTTATATCAAAACCGTTTATGGTGCAGGTTATTGCTTAGAGTTACCCACCGCTGATCAGTCTACGGCAGAGGCTGATTCAGAAGCGAGTTAA
- the chlP gene encoding geranylgeranyl reductase: MPALRVAVVGSGPAGSSAAETLAKAGIETYLFERKLDNAKPCGGAIPLCMVSEFDLPPEIIDRRVRKMKMISPSNVEVDINIEKEHEYIGMCRREVLDGFMRNRAAKLGAKLINGTVHKLDIPTNNTDPYTIHYADHSDGSLEGTAKTLKVDLVIGADGANSRVAKAIDAGDYNYAIAFQERIRLPEDKMAYYEDLAEMYVGNDVSTDFYAWVFPKYDHVAVGTGTMKVNKADIKKLQAGIRARAAKRLAGGEIIKVEAHPIPEHPRPRRVVGRVALVGDAAGTVTKSSGEGIYFAAKSARMCAETIVETSNGGTRIPTEADLKLYLKRWDKKYGMTYKVLDILQTVFYRSDATREAFVEMCADKDVQKLTFDSYLYKTVVPANPFVQMKITAKTIGSLLRGNALAP, translated from the coding sequence ATGCCAGCACTTAGAGTTGCTGTTGTTGGGTCAGGGCCAGCCGGCTCTTCTGCCGCAGAGACTTTGGCAAAAGCCGGAATTGAAACTTATCTGTTTGAGCGCAAGCTCGACAACGCGAAGCCCTGTGGTGGCGCGATTCCGTTGTGTATGGTGAGTGAGTTTGACCTGCCACCGGAAATTATTGACCGTCGGGTGAGAAAAATGAAAATGATCTCACCGTCTAATGTCGAAGTTGATATCAACATAGAAAAAGAACACGAATATATTGGCATGTGCCGCCGCGAAGTCCTCGATGGCTTCATGCGTAACCGCGCCGCCAAGTTAGGTGCCAAGCTGATTAATGGTACCGTTCACAAACTCGATATTCCGACCAATAATACAGATCCCTATACCATCCACTACGCCGACCATTCAGATGGCAGTCTGGAAGGAACAGCCAAGACTCTGAAGGTTGATCTCGTGATTGGAGCTGATGGGGCTAATTCCCGCGTGGCGAAGGCCATTGACGCTGGGGATTATAATTATGCAATCGCCTTCCAAGAGCGCATCCGTCTGCCAGAAGACAAAATGGCTTATTACGAAGACCTGGCAGAAATGTATGTGGGGAACGACGTTTCCACCGACTTTTACGCTTGGGTTTTCCCCAAATATGACCATGTCGCCGTTGGCACCGGCACGATGAAGGTGAATAAAGCCGACATCAAAAAACTGCAAGCCGGTATCCGTGCTCGCGCCGCCAAACGCTTGGCAGGGGGAGAAATCATTAAAGTCGAAGCTCACCCCATTCCAGAACACCCCAGACCGCGCCGCGTCGTCGGTCGGGTGGCCTTAGTGGGCGATGCTGCCGGTACAGTCACCAAGTCTTCGGGTGAAGGCATTTACTTTGCCGCCAAATCCGCTCGGATGTGTGCCGAAACCATTGTCGAAACCTCCAACGGCGGGACTCGCATCCCCACAGAAGCTGACCTCAAGCTGTATCTGAAGCGCTGGGATAAGAAGTACGGCATGACCTACAAAGTCCTGGATATTCTCCAAACCGTCTTCTATCGCTCCGACGCCACCCGTGAGGCGTTTGTCGAGATGTGTGCTGACAAGGATGTGCAAAAATTAACCTTTGACAGCTATCTCTACAAAACCGTTGTACCCGCCAATCCTTTTGTGCAAATGAAAATAACAGCCAAGACGATTGGTAGCCTGCTGCGGGGAAATGCTCTAGCTCCCTAG
- a CDS encoding sulfate/molybdate ABC transporter ATP-binding protein: MGIVVENVSKQFGSFKAVDNVNLEIKSGSLVALLGPSGSGKSTLLRVIAGLEPPDTGKIWLTGKDATNTSVQDRNIGFVFQHYALFKHLTVRQNVAFGLDIRKTPKLKVKARVEELLNLVQLGGLGDRYPSQLSGGQRQRVALARALAVQPQVLLLDEPFGALDAKVRKDLRAWLRRLHDEVHVTTVFVTHDQEEAMEVSDEIVVMNKGRVEQVGTPAQVYDNPATPFVMSFIGPVNVLPSSAQIFQSGGFDSANPEIFLRPHDIVVETKPNGSTAPARVTRLVHLGWEIQAELTLGDGQVVMANLTRERFDQLKLEPNQEVYVKPRDAKAFPLYYEI, translated from the coding sequence GTGGGTATTGTTGTTGAAAATGTATCTAAACAGTTTGGTAGTTTTAAGGCTGTTGACAACGTCAACCTAGAAATCAAAAGTGGTTCCTTAGTCGCTTTACTCGGTCCATCCGGTTCTGGGAAATCTACGCTGTTGCGGGTGATTGCGGGTCTAGAGCCACCGGACACCGGTAAAATTTGGCTAACGGGCAAAGATGCGACGAACACTAGCGTCCAAGACCGCAATATTGGGTTTGTGTTTCAGCACTACGCCCTGTTCAAACATCTAACGGTGCGACAGAATGTTGCCTTTGGCTTGGATATTCGCAAAACACCCAAGTTAAAAGTGAAGGCGCGAGTAGAGGAACTACTAAATTTAGTGCAGTTAGGTGGCTTAGGCGATCGCTATCCTTCCCAATTATCGGGGGGTCAGCGGCAGCGTGTCGCGTTGGCACGAGCCTTAGCCGTTCAACCCCAAGTCTTGCTGCTAGATGAACCCTTTGGAGCCTTGGATGCCAAAGTACGGAAAGACCTTCGTGCCTGGTTACGACGCCTGCATGATGAAGTCCACGTGACAACCGTTTTCGTGACTCATGACCAAGAAGAGGCGATGGAAGTCTCCGATGAAATCGTCGTCATGAATAAAGGACGGGTGGAACAGGTGGGAACACCGGCACAAGTTTATGACAATCCCGCCACGCCGTTTGTAATGAGTTTCATTGGCCCTGTGAATGTGTTGCCTAGCAGCGCCCAGATTTTTCAAAGCGGCGGCTTTGATTCTGCCAATCCTGAAATCTTCTTGCGCCCTCACGATATTGTTGTAGAAACCAAGCCCAACGGTTCAACCGCCCCGGCTAGGGTGACACGTCTGGTGCATCTGGGATGGGAAATTCAGGCAGAATTAACCTTGGGCGATGGTCAAGTCGTGATGGCGAATCTGACACGAGAACGATTCGATCAGTTGAAGCTAGAACCCAATCAGGAAGTTTACGTCAAACCCAGAGACGCCAAGGCATTTCCGCTGTATTACGAAATATAA
- a CDS encoding ABC transporter substrate-binding protein, translated as MQVLNWFRLSRKRWWSIGKYLTLWVCCCILVISCGGRPKTEQAAAPSTSASGTGRLIVGTTLKPRTLDPADAYELAASNVLYSLGNRLYTYKLGTDEIVPQLATKLPEVSPDGLTYKIPLREGVIFHDGTPFDAQAMAFSLKRFMQNGGKPSSLLADVVQSVEPSGKSELTIKLKKVFAPFPSLLAFSGMCAVSPKAYEIGSGKFQPTKFVGTGPYKLTAFNANSIRLDVFDQYWGTKPPNQGLDYQILTSSANLFNSFRTGAVDIAYQTLDPDQITSLKNGAKSGGWQVIEAPSNVVSYMVLNVKQKPLDQLEVRQALASLMDRKLINERILRNQAQPAYTLIPTSFQASKPTFETAYGDGNFAKAKELLTKAGFSKEKPLKLEIWYPTGSAVRQQVASTLREYASQKLEGILQIQPQPVEAPTLFANIGKGIYQTALVDWYPDFSDADNFIQPLVSCSKGSETEGCQEGASKSQGSFYYSDRMNKLIEQERAEQNPQKRQQIFAEIQELLAKDIPLIPIWQPQEYAFAKQELKQVQLDPIQQLPLWQIAKGA; from the coding sequence ATGCAAGTGCTTAACTGGTTTCGTCTGTCTCGTAAACGCTGGTGGTCTATTGGAAAATACCTAACATTATGGGTCTGTTGCTGCATTCTCGTCATTAGTTGTGGAGGACGCCCCAAAACGGAACAAGCGGCTGCACCCAGTACTAGCGCTAGCGGGACTGGTCGGTTGATCGTTGGCACCACTCTAAAACCCAGGACACTCGATCCAGCCGATGCCTACGAATTGGCAGCGAGTAATGTTCTCTATAGTTTGGGCAATCGCCTCTATACTTACAAGCTGGGCACAGACGAGATCGTGCCACAACTGGCAACAAAACTGCCCGAAGTCAGTCCGGATGGTTTAACCTACAAGATTCCCCTGCGCGAAGGGGTGATCTTTCACGATGGGACACCCTTTGATGCCCAAGCCATGGCATTTTCCCTCAAGCGGTTTATGCAAAACGGAGGTAAACCCTCGTCCCTGCTAGCGGATGTTGTGCAATCGGTGGAACCGTCGGGCAAGTCCGAACTGACGATTAAACTGAAAAAGGTTTTTGCTCCATTTCCTTCACTCCTTGCCTTTTCCGGGATGTGTGCGGTATCGCCCAAAGCCTATGAGATTGGCAGTGGCAAATTTCAGCCGACAAAGTTTGTAGGAACTGGCCCCTATAAGCTAACCGCGTTTAATGCCAATTCCATTCGTTTGGATGTGTTTGACCAGTATTGGGGAACCAAACCCCCAAATCAAGGGTTGGATTATCAAATCCTCACCAGTTCAGCAAACCTATTTAATTCTTTCCGCACGGGTGCCGTTGATATTGCCTATCAAACCTTAGATCCCGATCAGATTACCAGTCTGAAAAATGGAGCCAAATCCGGCGGTTGGCAAGTCATTGAAGCGCCAAGTAATGTAGTGAGTTACATGGTGCTGAATGTGAAGCAAAAACCGTTGGATCAGCTAGAAGTGAGACAAGCCCTTGCTTCCCTCATGGATCGAAAACTGATCAACGAGCGCATTCTTAGAAACCAGGCACAACCCGCCTATACCCTAATTCCAACTAGCTTCCAGGCTTCTAAACCGACCTTTGAAACCGCCTACGGAGACGGTAATTTTGCTAAAGCCAAAGAACTATTGACAAAGGCAGGATTTAGCAAAGAGAAACCCTTAAAGTTAGAGATTTGGTACCCCACCGGCTCAGCCGTTCGGCAACAAGTGGCTAGTACCTTAAGAGAATATGCAAGCCAAAAATTAGAGGGGATACTTCAAATTCAACCACAACCGGTGGAGGCTCCCACCTTATTTGCCAACATCGGCAAAGGCATTTATCAGACAGCTTTAGTGGATTGGTATCCCGATTTCTCCGATGCCGACAACTTCATTCAGCCTTTAGTGAGCTGTAGCAAAGGTTCAGAAACTGAAGGTTGCCAAGAAGGCGCAAGTAAAAGTCAGGGTTCATTTTATTACAGCGATCGCATGAATAAACTAATCGAGCAGGAACGCGCCGAACAAAACCCCCAAAAACGCCAACAAATTTTTGCGGAAATTCAAGAATTGCTAGCTAAAGATATTCCCTTAATTCCGATTTGGCAACCCCAAGAATATGCCTTTGCTAAACAAGAATTAAAGCAAGTTCAGCTAGACCCCATTCAGCAGCTTCCTCTGTGGCAAATCGCCAAAGGAGCTTAA
- a CDS encoding SpoIID/LytB domain-containing protein has translation MFRLPNKHPIFNRSVLWSIFLFSAALFVPWVLAETLPDQPESKLSSLTPSPQSEPVLQPSPDPRAAEQEWHQRIASQTLSWEHSPNSATSPTPAHTSNSKTNTSPSSAAVPQTNNSKTNTSLSSAAVPTTKSNSSQPSQPLAKAKASESSQTSHQPKSKSHRSTKSKAKGTQSSHTTPSIDIRVAIATGEKSLVIGTSTGGEIRDGRGKVLGKLPANEAANVVPNGASLRVGKWETPAGVWVKPSNGGLVFVGDRWYRGNVLLVSQGNTLLAVNYVDLESYIASVVGCEVSPSWPMDALKAQAIAARSYALVHYLRPANSLYDLGNTQRWQVYRGVNSEWNTTRYAAEETKGVFLSYKGGVVESLYAANDEIVSNVHGGSGMSQNGALSMAQQGYNYQQILGRYYPGASLAWMDVQSSNKK, from the coding sequence ATGTTTCGTTTGCCTAACAAGCACCCAATCTTTAACCGCTCCGTATTATGGTCGATTTTCTTGTTCTCTGCCGCCTTGTTTGTACCGTGGGTATTAGCAGAAACTTTACCCGATCAACCGGAGTCAAAACTATCTTCTTTAACACCTTCTCCCCAGTCTGAACCTGTACTTCAACCCTCCCCAGATCCGCGTGCCGCCGAACAAGAATGGCATCAGCGTATTGCTAGCCAAACTCTCTCCTGGGAACACAGTCCAAATTCCGCTACAAGTCCAACCCCAGCCCACACTTCTAATTCCAAAACCAATACATCCCCATCTTCTGCGGCTGTCCCTCAAACAAACAACTCCAAAACAAATACATCTCTATCTTCTGCGGCTGTCCCTACAACCAAGAGCAATTCTTCACAGCCCTCTCAACCCCTCGCTAAAGCTAAAGCGTCAGAATCTTCTCAAACGAGCCATCAACCGAAAAGTAAATCTCATCGTTCCACCAAAAGCAAGGCAAAGGGTACACAAAGTTCTCACACAACGCCGTCGATAGATATACGAGTGGCAATCGCCACTGGAGAAAAATCATTGGTGATTGGGACTTCAACAGGGGGTGAAATTCGGGATGGGCGTGGCAAGGTTTTAGGGAAACTCCCTGCCAATGAAGCCGCAAATGTTGTCCCCAATGGCGCAAGTTTGCGGGTTGGGAAGTGGGAAACACCAGCAGGCGTTTGGGTGAAACCATCCAACGGAGGATTGGTTTTTGTCGGCGATCGCTGGTATCGTGGCAATGTACTGCTCGTTTCTCAAGGCAATACTCTCTTAGCGGTTAATTACGTTGATTTGGAGTCTTACATCGCCAGTGTTGTGGGTTGTGAAGTCTCTCCGAGTTGGCCGATGGATGCCTTAAAAGCGCAAGCGATTGCTGCACGTTCTTATGCTTTAGTTCATTATTTACGACCCGCCAATTCTCTGTATGATCTCGGTAATACTCAGCGTTGGCAAGTTTATCGAGGTGTTAATTCTGAATGGAATACCACACGTTATGCGGCGGAGGAAACGAAGGGCGTTTTTCTTAGTTACAAAGGTGGGGTGGTTGAATCTTTGTATGCCGCTAATGATGAAATTGTGAGCAATGTGCATGGCGGTAGTGGCATGAGCCAAAATGGTGCTTTGAGTATGGCTCAACAGGGTTATAACTATCAACAAATTCTCGGTAGGTATTATCCGGGTGCGTCTTTGGCTTGGATGGATGTACAGTCTTCTAATAAAAAGTAG